In Neorhizobium galegae, the following proteins share a genomic window:
- a CDS encoding GAF domain-containing protein: MTDPDPNEDMHIERLEALDAYNILDTEPEPEFDDIVLVASTLCGTPVALVSLVERDRQWFKARVGFEACDTPIEQSVCAHALGSSDVLVIPDLQLDPRTRANTLVTGEPHIRFYAGAPLITPDEVVIGTLCVIDVQPRSQGLDEGQKAALQALARQVVALLEMRRISQRKDDLFRRQKTISANIRSSVNASLAAQEAGRIGTFEIDIATSMTRVSREFCRIFHVPIAETYPTRVFEDMVLPQDKGLQSDDTSRQQGDAVLDVEYRIRVPGYGVRWIARNASFRHDEAGRPVKMIGTVRDVTAAKREASRVQALLDIGDRLRDLSDMESMAIIAGDLMAKALDATRAGFGIVNAADETVSVPPEWCAPGVRSLAGLHHFRDYGSFIDDLKRGEAVVIADVATDPRTRDHAPALLALGIRVLVNVPIFELGRFRLVAFIHHDQPYPWVEEEISFVRSFGNRIQIAMSRVQAELEQQMLNREMSHRLKNTLSMVQAIATQTLRPVAERGLVEAFEKRLHALSTAHDILFEQNWTSASVYAVVDRTMNGIGMRDRIDAQGPNVRFGPKGSLSLSLLLHELTTNAVKYGALSSDTGRVAIDWRIEGTGDGAIFYLSWRETGGPPPREPERKGFGSKLIRMGLIGTGGVLVSYDHPGFSAEMTAVLLQLEQAD; this comes from the coding sequence TTGACTGATCCCGACCCCAACGAAGACATGCATATCGAGCGGCTGGAAGCGCTCGATGCCTACAATATCTTGGACACCGAGCCGGAGCCTGAGTTCGACGATATCGTGCTTGTCGCTTCCACGCTCTGCGGCACGCCCGTGGCGCTCGTCAGCCTTGTCGAGAGGGACCGGCAGTGGTTCAAGGCGCGTGTCGGTTTCGAGGCATGCGATACGCCGATCGAGCAGTCTGTCTGCGCCCATGCGCTCGGCAGTTCCGACGTGCTGGTCATCCCCGACCTGCAGCTCGACCCGCGCACCCGCGCCAATACGCTCGTCACCGGCGAACCGCATATCCGCTTCTACGCCGGCGCGCCGCTGATCACGCCGGACGAGGTGGTGATCGGCACGCTCTGCGTCATCGACGTTCAGCCTCGGTCGCAGGGGCTCGACGAGGGGCAGAAGGCAGCGCTGCAGGCGCTTGCGCGGCAGGTCGTGGCGCTTCTCGAAATGCGCCGCATCTCGCAGCGCAAGGACGACCTGTTCCGGCGCCAGAAGACCATCAGCGCCAATATCCGCTCCAGCGTCAATGCGAGCCTGGCGGCCCAGGAGGCGGGAAGGATCGGTACATTCGAAATCGATATCGCCACCTCGATGACGCGGGTCTCGCGGGAGTTCTGCCGGATCTTCCACGTGCCCATCGCCGAGACCTATCCGACGCGGGTCTTCGAGGACATGGTGCTGCCACAGGACAAGGGCCTGCAGTCCGACGATACGTCCCGGCAGCAGGGGGATGCGGTGCTCGACGTCGAATATCGCATTCGCGTGCCGGGATACGGCGTGCGCTGGATCGCCCGCAATGCCAGCTTCCGCCATGACGAGGCGGGCCGGCCGGTCAAGATGATCGGCACGGTCAGGGACGTGACCGCCGCCAAACGGGAGGCCTCCCGGGTGCAGGCCCTGCTCGATATCGGTGACAGGCTGCGCGACCTCAGCGACATGGAATCGATGGCGATCATTGCCGGCGATCTGATGGCCAAGGCGCTCGATGCGACGCGTGCCGGTTTCGGCATCGTCAACGCAGCGGACGAGACGGTGTCGGTGCCGCCCGAATGGTGCGCGCCCGGCGTCAGGAGCCTTGCCGGGCTGCACCATTTCCGGGACTACGGGTCGTTCATCGACGACCTGAAGCGCGGCGAGGCCGTTGTCATCGCCGACGTCGCCACCGACCCGCGCACCCGCGACCACGCGCCGGCGCTTCTTGCGCTTGGCATCCGCGTGCTCGTCAACGTGCCGATCTTCGAACTCGGGCGCTTCAGGCTCGTCGCCTTCATCCATCACGACCAGCCTTATCCCTGGGTCGAGGAGGAAATTTCCTTCGTCCGCAGCTTCGGCAATCGCATCCAGATCGCGATGTCGCGGGTTCAGGCCGAGCTGGAGCAGCAGATGCTCAACAGGGAAATGAGCCATCGGCTGAAGAACACGCTGTCGATGGTGCAGGCGATCGCCACCCAGACGCTCCGGCCGGTGGCGGAGCGGGGCCTCGTGGAGGCCTTCGAAAAGCGCCTTCATGCGCTCAGCACCGCCCACGACATCCTGTTCGAGCAGAACTGGACGAGCGCCTCGGTCTACGCGGTCGTCGACCGGACGATGAACGGGATCGGCATGCGTGACCGGATCGACGCACAGGGTCCCAACGTGCGGTTCGGGCCGAAAGGCTCGCTTTCGCTTTCCCTGCTGCTGCACGAGTTGACGACGAATGCGGTGAAATACGGAGCGCTCTCCAGCGATACGGGGCGGGTGGCGATCGACTGGCGCATCGAAGGCACCGGCGACGGCGCGATCTTCTACCTTTCCTGGCGGGAAACCGGCGGGCCGCCTCCGCGCGAGCCGGAGCGCAAGGGGTTCGGCTCCAAGCTTATTCGGATGGGGTTGATCGGAACCGGCGGTGTCCTCGTTAGTTATGATCATCCGGGGTTCAGCGCTGAGATGACAGCCGTACTCCTTCAGCTAGAACAGGCAGATTGA
- a CDS encoding putative toxin-antitoxin system toxin component, PIN family, with protein sequence MKRVVLDTNVLAAGYRSHNGASFAILQAIGFLQIRPLVTVALFLEYEAVLKRTEHMDAHGMALTDIDRALAGFLTLAEPVDVHYQWRPQLSDAKDEMVLEAAVNGHADALITHNVRDFVQAKKPFGLRILKPGELLKELRT encoded by the coding sequence ATGAAGCGTGTCGTGCTCGATACCAATGTCTTGGCTGCAGGCTACCGAAGCCATAACGGTGCATCTTTCGCCATTTTACAGGCAATAGGTTTTCTCCAGATCAGGCCGCTTGTCACTGTGGCTTTGTTTCTCGAATACGAAGCGGTTCTCAAAAGAACGGAACACATGGACGCCCATGGGATGGCGTTGACAGACATCGATAGAGCCCTTGCGGGTTTCCTGACCCTCGCAGAGCCCGTCGACGTCCACTATCAGTGGCGACCGCAGCTTTCGGACGCAAAAGATGAGATGGTGCTCGAAGCGGCAGTCAATGGCCATGCTGACGCATTGATCACGCACAACGTTCGAGATTTCGTCCAAGCGAAGAAGCCATTTGGGCTTCGAATATTAAAGCCTGGCGAATTGTTGAAGGAACTAAGGACATGA
- a CDS encoding threonine ammonia-lyase → MTQNQPHPSADGILAASKSIDPVFSNSPLIEQQTANAALGLRLLAKVETLNPIRSFKGRGTDWWMQNEPVGDHPVVSASAGNFGQGLAYAGRARGRKVVIFSATTANPGKIEAMHRLGAEVRLEGSDFDAAKAAARAYAEANGCPFVEDGALRTIAEGAGTIALEITEQLSRQTIELDAILVPLGNGALLTGIGAWIRARAPNCKIIGVVAANAPAMKQSWETGRLTSTQTAATAADGIAVRECIPYALDCMRTTADDVWEASEAAIRQARDFCRIHYGLVVEEAGAAGIAGLMENGTNLKGRTVATILCGGNVRTDIT, encoded by the coding sequence ATGACACAGAACCAGCCACACCCTTCCGCCGACGGTATTCTTGCTGCTTCGAAAAGCATCGATCCCGTCTTCAGCAACAGCCCGCTGATCGAGCAGCAGACGGCCAATGCGGCTCTCGGCCTTCGCCTCCTTGCGAAGGTGGAGACGCTCAATCCGATCCGCTCCTTCAAGGGACGCGGCACCGACTGGTGGATGCAGAACGAACCGGTCGGCGACCATCCCGTCGTCTCCGCCTCCGCCGGCAATTTCGGCCAAGGGCTCGCCTATGCCGGCCGGGCGCGCGGACGCAAGGTGGTGATCTTTTCCGCCACCACGGCCAATCCCGGCAAGATCGAAGCCATGCACCGGCTCGGCGCCGAAGTGCGGCTGGAAGGCAGTGATTTCGACGCCGCCAAAGCCGCGGCGCGTGCTTACGCCGAAGCGAACGGCTGCCCCTTTGTTGAAGACGGCGCATTGCGGACCATTGCCGAAGGCGCTGGCACGATCGCGCTGGAAATCACCGAGCAGCTCTCCCGCCAAACCATCGAACTCGATGCCATCCTGGTGCCGCTCGGCAATGGTGCGCTTCTGACCGGGATCGGCGCCTGGATCCGCGCCAGGGCACCGAACTGCAAGATCATCGGTGTGGTCGCCGCCAACGCGCCCGCCATGAAGCAATCCTGGGAAACCGGCCGGCTCACCTCCACGCAAACCGCAGCAACCGCAGCCGATGGCATCGCGGTTCGAGAATGTATTCCTTACGCACTGGACTGCATGAGGACGACCGCTGACGACGTCTGGGAAGCCAGCGAGGCGGCAATCCGCCAGGCGCGGGATTTCTGCCGCATCCATTACGGCCTCGTTGTCGAGGAAGCCGGCGCCGCCGGCATTGCAGGTCTTATGGAAAACGGCACGAACCTCAAAGGCCGAACCGTCGCCACCATCCTCTGCGGCGGCAATGTCCGCACGGATATTACATGA
- a CDS encoding response regulator, which yields MGQSTPSKKQIVLVVEDEPLLRMMAIDLVEDAGFEAVEAADADEAVKILEARADIRIVFTDIDMPGSMNGMKLAAAVRDRWPPIEIIIVSGHVRLSDVDLPERSVFFSKPYDWQTVTATLHRMARH from the coding sequence ATGGGACAATCCACACCGTCGAAAAAGCAGATCGTGCTTGTTGTCGAAGACGAGCCGCTCCTGCGGATGATGGCAATTGACCTCGTGGAGGACGCGGGCTTCGAGGCGGTCGAAGCAGCCGATGCCGACGAAGCGGTCAAAATCCTCGAAGCGCGCGCCGATATCCGGATCGTCTTTACCGATATCGACATGCCCGGTAGCATGAACGGCATGAAGCTGGCGGCTGCCGTGCGCGACCGCTGGCCGCCGATCGAGATCATCATCGTTTCGGGACATGTCCGTCTCAGCGATGTCGATCTGCCCGAGCGCAGCGTGTTTTTTTCCAAACCCTACGACTGGCAGACAGTGACCGCCACGCTGCACCGCATGGCCAGGCACTAA
- a CDS encoding toxin-antitoxin system HicB family antitoxin, whose amino-acid sequence MSTNTYPLKLPASIKAAAARLAKEDGVSLNQWIASAVAQKIGAVETAAEFLKKRAGNATREDFLKSLENVPDNPPMEGDELPEGWMKAKGYQK is encoded by the coding sequence ATGAGCACCAACACATATCCGTTGAAACTTCCTGCTTCGATCAAGGCGGCTGCTGCACGGCTGGCCAAAGAGGATGGCGTATCCCTGAACCAGTGGATCGCGTCAGCAGTCGCTCAGAAAATCGGAGCGGTTGAGACAGCTGCGGAGTTTCTAAAGAAACGCGCTGGCAATGCGACGCGAGAGGATTTTCTTAAGTCGCTCGAAAATGTCCCAGACAATCCACCCATGGAAGGTGATGAACTTCCCGAAGGCTGGATGAAGGCCAAGGGTTACCAGAAATAG
- a CDS encoding energy transducer TonB has product MRLFLACLLWVLSAAAGAYAAQPAPDEELPFEAQIQRCWSTPTGADTPATIAFKLKPDGSLDGDAVIKSRGEGPLNEAFAQSALRAVRRCSPYKVDGELEFETTFHPDPTRALPDANAKRLRGEQAAKDFEKGDPRVRVFDFGPVKVGMRVPEGFCAIDPKRGGYHEKVWKSLTPPPKRAAELQSLDIDCESLKTSEAGRETRPKHVFSVMRFYSGKEPLPENLASYLDFLQKRYEKSGPLTPRFWQDPPVEGTPFFGRDKRAVYLGQRALRERGKIAVSGVSAYTMVEKMPMLINYFAADGSDLAAERQSAIAGIIADMRVVWAD; this is encoded by the coding sequence GTGCGTCTTTTTCTTGCTTGTCTGCTTTGGGTACTGTCTGCGGCAGCTGGCGCTTACGCGGCCCAGCCGGCTCCCGATGAGGAACTGCCTTTCGAGGCGCAGATCCAACGCTGCTGGTCCACGCCGACGGGTGCCGACACGCCGGCGACTATTGCTTTCAAACTGAAGCCAGACGGCAGCCTCGATGGGGACGCGGTGATCAAAAGCCGGGGTGAGGGGCCTCTCAACGAGGCCTTCGCTCAATCGGCTCTCAGGGCGGTGCGGAGATGCAGTCCCTACAAGGTCGATGGCGAGCTGGAATTCGAGACGACGTTCCATCCCGATCCGACCAGAGCCCTACCGGATGCAAATGCAAAACGGCTGAGGGGCGAACAGGCAGCCAAGGACTTCGAGAAGGGCGATCCGCGCGTGCGGGTCTTCGATTTCGGCCCCGTGAAGGTCGGCATGAGGGTGCCGGAAGGGTTTTGCGCGATTGATCCGAAGCGCGGCGGCTATCATGAAAAAGTTTGGAAGTCATTGACCCCGCCGCCGAAACGGGCTGCTGAACTGCAGTCGCTGGATATCGATTGCGAGTCGCTGAAGACGTCCGAGGCCGGCCGGGAGACCCGACCCAAGCATGTCTTCTCGGTCATGCGATTCTATAGCGGCAAGGAGCCTCTTCCCGAAAACCTGGCCTCTTACCTTGACTTCCTCCAAAAGCGCTACGAGAAAAGCGGGCCACTCACGCCACGGTTCTGGCAGGATCCGCCGGTGGAGGGAACGCCATTTTTCGGACGCGACAAGCGTGCCGTCTATCTGGGACAGCGGGCATTGCGGGAACGGGGAAAGATCGCCGTTTCAGGCGTCAGTGCCTATACGATGGTGGAAAAGATGCCGATGCTGATCAACTACTTCGCGGCCGACGGCTCCGACCTTGCCGCCGAGCGCCAATCGGCGATAGCCGGAATCATCGCGGACATGCGGGTCGTGTGGGCTGATTGA
- a CDS encoding Lrp/AsnC family transcriptional regulator, with protein MALTKADREILKLMQQDATITLNELAERVGLSPSSAQRRLQKLREDRVILRDVSIVDPKKVGTAVSMLVEVELERDRPELMPPLLRWLADTPEVQEAWGTSGRGDFTLVILVQSVEHFDVLADRMMEMNPNIRKFTTSVVLKTLKRTLAVHVE; from the coding sequence ATGGCATTGACGAAAGCCGATCGTGAAATCCTCAAGCTCATGCAGCAGGATGCGACCATCACCCTGAACGAGCTTGCCGAACGTGTGGGCCTGTCGCCGTCCTCGGCACAGCGGCGGCTGCAGAAGCTTCGGGAGGACAGGGTGATCCTGCGGGACGTTTCGATCGTCGATCCGAAAAAGGTCGGCACGGCCGTTTCCATGCTGGTCGAAGTGGAGCTGGAGCGCGACCGGCCGGAGCTCATGCCGCCTCTCCTGCGCTGGCTGGCGGATACGCCGGAGGTGCAGGAGGCCTGGGGCACGTCCGGCCGGGGCGATTTCACGCTGGTGATCCTCGTCCAGTCCGTCGAGCATTTCGATGTGCTGGCGGACCGGATGATGGAGATGAACCCGAATATCCGCAAATTCACCACAAGCGTCGTGCTGAAGACGTTGAAGCGGACGCTGGCGGTGCATGTCGAGTGA
- a CDS encoding aspartate aminotransferase family protein — translation MSNRLNTTPNDLRAFWMPFTANRQFKQEPRLFVAAKDMHYTTHDGRQVLDATAGLWCVNAGHCRPKITEAIREQAGELDYAPAFQLGHPKAFELANRLVDIAPEGMNHVLYTNSGSESVETALKVALAYHRVKGNGSRFRLIGRERGYHGVNFGGISVGGIVSNRKMFGTLLTGVDHLPHTHLPGKNAFTKGEPEHGGDLATELERIVTLHDASTIAAVIVEPVAGSTGVLIPPKGYLQKLREICTKHGILLIFDEVITGFGRLGAPFAAQYFDVKPDIITTAKGLTNGVIPMGAVFVTSEIHDAFMTGPEHMIEFMHGYTYSGNPIASAAGLATLETYKEEGLFDRARDIAPYWEAGLHSLRDLPNVIDIRNLGLIGAIELDPIAGEPTKRAFTAFLKAYENGLLIRTTGDTIAMSPPLIVEKHHIDEIFGKLREILTSNI, via the coding sequence ATGTCCAATCGCCTGAATACCACGCCCAACGACCTGCGGGCGTTCTGGATGCCGTTTACGGCAAACCGCCAGTTCAAGCAGGAACCCCGCCTTTTTGTCGCTGCCAAGGATATGCATTACACGACCCATGACGGCCGCCAGGTGCTCGACGCCACCGCAGGCCTCTGGTGCGTCAATGCCGGCCACTGCCGTCCGAAGATCACCGAGGCGATCCGCGAACAGGCCGGCGAACTGGATTACGCGCCCGCCTTCCAGCTGGGCCATCCGAAGGCCTTCGAACTCGCCAACCGTCTGGTCGATATCGCGCCAGAAGGCATGAACCACGTTCTCTACACCAATTCCGGCTCGGAATCGGTTGAAACGGCGCTGAAGGTGGCGCTTGCCTATCACCGCGTGAAGGGCAACGGCTCGCGCTTCCGCCTGATCGGCCGCGAGCGCGGTTATCACGGCGTCAATTTCGGCGGCATCTCGGTCGGCGGCATCGTCTCCAACCGAAAGATGTTCGGCACGCTTTTGACCGGCGTCGATCATCTGCCGCACACCCACCTGCCGGGCAAGAACGCCTTCACCAAGGGCGAGCCGGAGCATGGCGGCGATCTTGCCACCGAGCTTGAGCGCATCGTCACCCTGCATGACGCCTCGACCATCGCCGCCGTCATCGTCGAACCGGTCGCCGGCTCCACCGGCGTGCTGATCCCGCCGAAGGGCTACCTCCAGAAGCTGCGCGAGATCTGCACCAAGCACGGCATCCTTTTGATCTTCGACGAAGTCATCACCGGTTTCGGCCGCCTGGGCGCGCCGTTCGCGGCACAGTATTTCGACGTCAAACCGGACATCATCACCACCGCCAAGGGCCTCACCAACGGCGTGATCCCGATGGGCGCCGTCTTCGTCACCTCCGAAATCCACGACGCCTTCATGACCGGCCCCGAGCACATGATCGAGTTCATGCACGGCTATACCTATTCCGGCAACCCGATCGCCTCTGCCGCCGGCCTGGCGACGCTGGAAACCTATAAGGAAGAAGGCCTGTTCGACCGCGCCCGCGACATCGCGCCCTATTGGGAAGCCGGCCTGCATTCGCTGAGGGATCTGCCGAACGTCATCGACATCCGCAACCTCGGCCTGATCGGCGCCATCGAACTCGACCCGATCGCCGGCGAACCCACCAAGCGCGCCTTCACGGCCTTCCTGAAGGCCTACGAAAACGGCCTGCTGATCCGTACCACCGGCGACACCATCGCCATGTCCCCGCCGCTGATCGTCGAAAAGCACCATATCGACGAGATCTTTGGAAAGCTGCGCGAGATCCTGACGAGCAATATCTGA
- a CDS encoding alpha/beta fold hydrolase yields the protein MTSNFITTKDGTQIFYKDWGSKEAQPVVFHHGWPLSADDWDAQMLFFLHQGFRVIAHDRRGHGRSSQTETGNEMNTYAADVAELAAHLDLKNAIHVGHSTGGGEVARYVAQYGGGGRVAKAVLMGAVPPIMLKTENNPGGLPIEVFDGFRAALAANRAQFFRDVPAGPFYGFNREGATVSEGVIANWWRQGMMGGTKAHYDCIKAFSETDFTEDLKAIDVPVLVLHGDDDQIVPIADSALLAVKLLKNGTLKVYEGFPHGMATTHADVINADLLAFFKG from the coding sequence ATGACCAGCAATTTCATCACCACCAAGGACGGCACGCAGATATTTTACAAGGACTGGGGTTCGAAGGAAGCCCAGCCGGTCGTCTTCCATCATGGCTGGCCGCTTTCGGCCGACGATTGGGACGCCCAGATGCTGTTCTTCCTGCATCAGGGTTTTCGGGTCATCGCCCATGACCGCCGTGGCCATGGCCGTTCGAGCCAGACCGAGACCGGCAACGAAATGAACACCTACGCTGCCGACGTGGCGGAACTTGCTGCCCATCTCGACCTGAAAAACGCCATCCATGTCGGCCATTCGACCGGCGGCGGCGAAGTGGCCCGCTACGTTGCCCAGTATGGCGGCGGCGGCCGGGTGGCCAAGGCCGTGCTGATGGGCGCCGTGCCGCCGATCATGCTGAAGACGGAAAATAATCCGGGCGGCCTGCCTATCGAAGTCTTCGACGGTTTTCGCGCTGCACTTGCGGCCAACCGCGCCCAGTTCTTCCGCGACGTGCCGGCCGGCCCGTTCTACGGCTTCAACCGGGAAGGCGCGACCGTTTCGGAAGGGGTCATCGCCAATTGGTGGCGGCAGGGCATGATGGGCGGCACCAAGGCCCATTACGATTGCATCAAGGCGTTTTCGGAAACCGACTTCACCGAAGACCTGAAGGCGATCGACGTGCCGGTGCTCGTTTTGCATGGCGACGACGACCAGATCGTCCCGATCGCCGACTCGGCCCTGCTTGCGGTCAAGCTTCTCAAGAACGGTACGCTGAAGGTCTACGAAGGTTTTCCGCACGGCATGGCGACCACGCATGCCGACGTCATCAATGCGGATCTTCTGGCTTTCTTCAAGGGCTGA
- the ade gene encoding adenine deaminase, producing the protein MTTRLETLIDQGTGREPADIALKGGRFFDLVTGELVASDIAICGDRIVGTCGAYVGKTEIDISGKIVVPGFIDTHLHIESSLVTPHEFDRCVLPYGVTTAICDPHEIANVLGSEGIQFFLDSSLETIMDIRVQLSSCVPATHLETSGADLPIEKLLPFRDHPKVIGLAEFMNFPGVIHKDPICLAKLDAFYGDHIDGHAPLLRGLDLNGYLSAGIRTEHECTTAEEALEKIRKGMHILVREGSVSKDLHALMPLLTERLSPYLALCTDDRNPLDIAEQGHLDYMIRTAIAHGVEPIAVYRAASISAAKAFALRDRGLVAPGWRADLVVVDSLENCKAEMVFSAGRKVTDELFATRKPVAPVGLDSVKARPVQAMHFGVPVSEGETPVIGVMPGKIITEHRRYRLPAIGNQTALDLSRDIIKVAVIERHGKNGNHANGFVQGFGLKKGAIASTVGHDSHNICVVGVSEDDMALAANRLGEIHGGFVVVEDGKVTGEIALPVAGLMSLEPYEVVRDTLHHLRQAAYALGTTLQEPFLQVAFLPLPVIPHLKISDKGMVDVDKFALIG; encoded by the coding sequence ATGACCACCCGCCTCGAAACCCTCATCGACCAGGGCACCGGCCGCGAGCCCGCCGATATCGCGCTGAAGGGCGGGCGCTTCTTCGATCTCGTCACCGGCGAGCTCGTCGCCTCCGACATCGCCATCTGCGGAGACAGGATCGTCGGCACCTGCGGCGCTTACGTGGGCAAGACCGAGATCGATATTTCCGGAAAAATCGTCGTCCCCGGCTTCATCGACACCCATCTCCACATCGAATCGTCGCTGGTCACCCCGCACGAGTTCGACCGCTGCGTCCTGCCCTACGGCGTCACGACCGCGATCTGCGATCCGCACGAGATCGCCAACGTGCTCGGCAGCGAGGGCATCCAGTTCTTCCTGGATTCCTCGCTCGAAACGATCATGGATATCCGCGTCCAGCTCTCCTCCTGCGTGCCCGCCACCCATCTGGAGACCTCCGGCGCCGATCTGCCGATCGAAAAGCTGCTGCCCTTCCGCGACCACCCGAAGGTCATCGGCCTTGCCGAATTCATGAACTTCCCGGGCGTCATCCACAAGGACCCGATCTGCCTCGCCAAGCTCGACGCCTTCTACGGCGACCATATCGACGGCCACGCGCCGCTGCTGCGTGGGCTCGACCTGAACGGTTACCTCTCCGCCGGCATCCGCACCGAGCACGAATGCACCACCGCCGAGGAGGCGCTCGAAAAGATCCGCAAGGGCATGCACATCCTGGTGCGCGAAGGTTCGGTCTCCAAGGACCTGCACGCCCTGATGCCCCTCCTCACCGAGCGGCTGTCGCCCTATCTCGCGCTCTGCACCGACGACCGCAACCCGCTCGACATCGCCGAACAGGGCCATCTCGACTACATGATCCGCACCGCCATCGCTCACGGCGTCGAACCGATCGCCGTCTACCGCGCCGCCTCGATCTCCGCCGCCAAAGCCTTCGCCCTGCGCGACCGGGGCCTCGTCGCCCCCGGCTGGCGCGCCGATCTCGTCGTCGTCGACAGCCTCGAAAACTGCAAGGCCGAGATGGTCTTCTCCGCCGGCCGCAAGGTCACGGATGAACTCTTCGCCACCCGCAAACCCGTCGCCCCGGTCGGCCTCGACAGCGTCAAGGCGCGCCCCGTTCAGGCGATGCATTTCGGCGTGCCGGTGAGCGAGGGCGAGACACCGGTGATCGGCGTGATGCCCGGAAAGATCATCACCGAACACCGCCGCTACCGCCTGCCCGCAATCGGCAACCAGACCGCCCTCGATCTGTCACGCGACATCATCAAGGTCGCCGTCATCGAGCGCCACGGCAAGAACGGCAACCATGCCAATGGTTTCGTTCAGGGGTTCGGATTGAAGAAGGGCGCGATCGCCTCGACCGTCGGCCATGACAGCCACAATATCTGCGTCGTCGGCGTCAGCGAGGACGACATGGCGCTCGCCGCCAACCGCCTCGGCGAAATCCACGGCGGCTTCGTCGTCGTGGAAGACGGAAAAGTCACCGGCGAAATCGCCCTGCCCGTCGCCGGCCTGATGAGCCTCGAACCCTACGAAGTGGTGCGCGACACCCTCCACCACCTCCGCCAGGCCGCCTACGCGCTCGGCACGACGCTCCAGGAACCCTTCCTCCAGGTCGCCTTCCTGCCGTTGCCCGTCATCCCCCACCTGAAGATCTCGGACAAGGGCATGGTGGATGTCGACAAGTTTGCGCTGATCGGGTGA
- a CDS encoding branched-chain amino acid ABC transporter substrate-binding protein encodes MNLKTLLGATALASLVFAPLAHADIVIGLIAPLTGPVAAYGDQVKNGAETAIAEINKKGGILGEKVILKTADDAAEPKQGVSAANQLVGEGIRFVVGPVTSGVAMPASDALAENGVLMVTPTATTPALTTRGLTNVFRTCGRDDQQAVVAANYVLKAFKDKKVAIINDKGAYGKGLADAFKAALNAGGVKEVLDDAVTPGDKDFSALTTRLKSQNVDVIYFGGYHPEGGLLARQLADLGVKATIVGGDGLSNSEFWNIGTKAAAGTVFTNASDATKSPDSKAAADALAARNIPAEAFTLNAYAAVEVIKAGIERAKSTEDTEAVAAALKSGEPIATAIGKLTYGETGDLTSQSFSLFKWEDGKIVAAE; translated from the coding sequence ATGAACCTCAAGACGCTTCTGGGGGCAACTGCCCTCGCCTCGCTCGTTTTCGCACCGCTCGCCCATGCCGATATCGTCATCGGCCTGATCGCCCCGCTCACCGGCCCCGTCGCGGCCTATGGCGACCAGGTGAAGAACGGCGCCGAGACCGCCATCGCCGAAATCAACAAGAAGGGCGGCATTCTCGGCGAAAAGGTGATCCTCAAGACCGCCGACGACGCCGCGGAACCCAAGCAGGGCGTTTCGGCCGCCAACCAGCTGGTCGGCGAAGGCATCCGCTTCGTGGTCGGCCCCGTGACGTCAGGCGTCGCCATGCCGGCCTCTGACGCGCTTGCCGAAAACGGCGTGCTGATGGTCACCCCGACCGCTACCACCCCGGCTCTCACCACGCGCGGCCTCACCAACGTGTTCCGCACCTGCGGCCGCGACGACCAGCAGGCGGTGGTCGCCGCCAATTACGTCCTGAAGGCCTTCAAGGACAAGAAAGTCGCGATCATCAACGACAAGGGCGCCTATGGCAAAGGCCTCGCCGACGCCTTCAAGGCGGCGCTGAATGCCGGCGGCGTCAAGGAAGTGCTCGATGACGCCGTCACCCCGGGCGACAAGGATTTCAGCGCTCTAACGACCCGCCTGAAGTCGCAGAATGTCGATGTGATCTATTTCGGCGGTTACCATCCGGAAGGCGGCCTGCTCGCCCGCCAGCTCGCCGATCTCGGCGTCAAGGCGACGATCGTCGGCGGCGATGGCCTGTCGAACAGCGAATTCTGGAACATCGGCACCAAGGCTGCGGCCGGCACGGTCTTCACCAATGCCTCCGACGCCACCAAGAGCCCGGATTCCAAGGCCGCCGCCGACGCGCTCGCCGCCCGCAACATCCCCGCCGAAGCCTTCACGCTGAACGCCTATGCCGCCGTCGAAGTCATCAAGGCCGGCATCGAAAGGGCAAAGAGCACCGAGGATACCGAAGCGGTCGCAGCCGCCCTCAAGTCCGGCGAACCGATCGCCACCGCCATCGGCAAGCTCACCTATGGCGAAACCGGCGACCTCACCTCGCAGAGTTTTTCGCTCTTCAAGTGGGAAGACGGCAAGATCGTCGCCGCCGAGTGA